The Amycolatopsis sp. QT-25 genomic sequence TCGGAGACGACCTCCCCTTCCGCCATCACGAGCACGCGGTGCGCGATCGTCGCGACGAACTCGACGTCGTGGGTGGCCACGACGACCGCCTTGCCCTCGGCGGTCAGCGACGCGATCATCCGCGCCAGCGCCGACTTCGCGGTGTAGTCGAGGCCGCGGGTCGGTTCGTCCAGCAGCATGATCCGCGGCGCGGCGGACAACTGCACCGCGAGCACGAGCGCGAGCCGCTGGCCCTCCGAGAGGTCGCGGGGATGCGACGCGGGATCGATGCCGGGAGCGAGCCTGTCGAGCAGCTCCCGGCAATCCCCCGGTTCGGCACCCGATTCCGCGTCGGCGGCCTCGCATTCGGCGGCGACGGTCTGCAGGTACAGCAGGTCACTGGCGGTCTGCGGCACCATGCCGACGAGCGCGCGGGCCGCGGCACTGCCCAGCGTCTTCGGATCCTTGCCCTCGACGGTCACCTCGCCACCCTGCCGGGGGCCGGAGCCCTGCACCGCCCACAGCAGCGACGACTTGCCGGAACCGTTGCGCCCCATCATCGCCAGCACCTCGCCGGCGCGCAGGGTCAGGTCGACCTCCCGCACCGCGACCTTCGGCCCGTACCGCACGACGACCCCCGACGCGGTCAGCAACTCTTCGCCGTCGGTCGTGCTTCGCGCGGGTGGGGTGCCGAGAGCCAGCGACGACGCGCGCCGCCGGGCGTCACGCACCGACATCGGCAGCGGATCCCAGCCCGCCAACCGTCCCAAGTGGACGATCGGCGGTGCGATGGGCATGTCCCGCAACACCTCCGGCGGCGTCCCGTCGAGCACCTTCCCGGTGCCCGGGACGTGGATCATCCGGTCCGCGAAGGGGATCACGCGTTCCATCCGGTGTTCGGCCATCAGCACCGTGGTGCCGAGGTCCTCCACCAGTCTGGCCAGCGTCGCCAGCACCTCCTCGGCCGCGGTCGGGTCCAGCGCCGACGTCGGCTCGTCCAGCACCAGCACCTTGGGGTGCGTGGTCAGCACCGAACCGATCGCCACCCGTTGCTGCTGC encodes the following:
- a CDS encoding ABC transporter ATP-binding protein, which gives rise to MIELDHVSFTYHGRTEPVLADVTLSIGEGELVLFAGRTGAGKSTLLGTINGLVPHFTGGHLEGTVSVDGVTTRSRPPREFAHLVGVVGQDPLAGFVTDTVEDELAYGMEQLGLSPQVMRRRVEETLDLLGIAELRRRALRTLSGGQQQRVAIGSVLTTHPKVLVLDEPTSALDPTAAEEVLATLARLVEDLGTTVLMAEHRMERVIPFADRMIHVPGTGKVLDGTPPEVLRDMPIAPPIVHLGRLAGWDPLPMSVRDARRRASSLALGTPPARSTTDGEELLTASGVVVRYGPKVAVREVDLTLRAGEVLAMMGRNGSGKSSLLWAVQGSGPRQGGEVTVEGKDPKTLGSAAARALVGMVPQTASDLLYLQTVAAECEAADAESGAEPGDCRELLDRLAPGIDPASHPRDLSEGQRLALVLAVQLSAAPRIMLLDEPTRGLDYTAKSALARMIASLTAEGKAVVVATHDVEFVATIAHRVLVMAEGEVVSDGPTGEVLGGSPAFATQIAKILGEPWLTVEEVRSALPQEVP